A genomic window from Sorex araneus isolate mSorAra2 chromosome 2, mSorAra2.pri, whole genome shotgun sequence includes:
- the LOC129401748 gene encoding olfactory receptor 6C2-like yields the protein MRNHTPVTTFILLGLTDDPQINTFIFIILFVTYTFSIVGNLTIIILTFVDAHLKTAMYYFLRNLSFIEMSFTSSCIPRFLYSIATGDRTITYNGCACQVFLTDLFGIADFFLLATMSYDRYVAICKPLHYTTIMNPLTCKKLLSGCWVITLLLLLPPLGYGLTLEFCNSEIDHFVCDAKPLLKISCSDSEFLENMVLFSASFLLFVTLSFAIWSYGRIIRTILGFPSAQQKKKAFSTCSSHFIVVSITYGSCMFIYIKPSAKDEMAINKGITVFATSTIPMLNPLIYTLRNKQVKKALNDFVKQRLLWGPQRYHGG from the coding sequence ATGAGAAATCACACACCAGTAACCACATTCATCCTTCTTGGATTGACAGATGATCCACAgataaatactttcatttttataatactaTTTGTCACCTACACGTTCAGCATTGTTGGAAACCTGACCATCATCATTCTCACCTTTGTGGATGCCCACCTTAAAACTGCCATGTACTATTTTCTGCGAAACCTTTCTTTCATAGAAATGTCATTCACATCTTCCTGTATCCCGAGATTCTTGTACAGTATAGCAACAGGAGACAGAACCATTACCTATAACGGCTGTGCATGTCAAGTATTTCTTACAGACCTATTTGGAAtagcagatttttttcttctggcaACTATGTCCTATGATCGTTATGTAGCCATCTGTAAACCCCTTCATTACACCACTATCATGAATCCCCTGACCTGCAAAAAGCTTCTCTCTGGCTGTTGGGTAATTACACTGTTGCTTTTATTACCACCACTGGGCTATGGACTGACACTGGAATTCTGTAACTCTGAAATCGACCACTTTGTCTGTGATGCTAAGCCTCTCCTGAAGATCTCCTGTTCTGATTCAGAATTCCTAGAGAACATGGTTCTTTTCAGTGCTTCGTTTCTCCTGTTCGTGACTCTCAGCTTTGCAATTTGGTCCTATGGAAGAATCATTCGCACGATTCTTGGGTTCCCCTCTGCTCAGCAGAAGAAAAAGGCGTTTTCTACCTGTTCCTCCCACTTTATTGTGGTTTCCATCACTTACGGCAGCTGTATGTTCATCTATATCAAACCTTCTGCAAAAGACGAAATGGCTATTAATAAGGGAATAACAGTATTTGCTACTTCCACCATTCCCATGTTAAACCCACTTATTTATACTCTAAGAAACAAGCAAGTGAAAAAAGCtttgaatgactttgtaaaacaACGACTACTCTGGGGGCCTCAGAGATATCAcgggggttaa